In the genome of Rhizobium etli 8C-3, one region contains:
- a CDS encoding NUDIX domain-containing protein produces the protein MTKFAKAKAQVVEETTLAEGWTRLSAYKLDYTDSKGLTHRLHREVYHRTPAATILLYDPKRGSVILVKQFRLPPDLRGEPAFMIETPAGLLDGEEPEAAIRREAMEETGFRVRDVRFLFRAYSSPGSNSEVVHFFAAPIDTSDRVSNGGGLDEEHEDIEVLDVPLDIAITMIQSGDICDMKTIVLLQWAAMNRNSLT, from the coding sequence ATGACGAAGTTCGCGAAGGCAAAGGCGCAGGTCGTCGAGGAAACGACGCTTGCGGAAGGCTGGACACGGTTGAGCGCTTACAAGCTCGATTACACGGACTCGAAGGGCCTCACCCATCGCCTGCATCGCGAGGTCTATCACCGCACGCCGGCCGCGACGATCCTGCTCTACGATCCGAAACGCGGCTCCGTCATCCTCGTCAAGCAGTTCCGCCTGCCGCCCGATCTTCGGGGCGAGCCCGCCTTCATGATCGAAACGCCGGCCGGTCTCCTCGACGGCGAGGAGCCGGAGGCAGCGATCCGCCGCGAAGCGATGGAAGAGACGGGTTTTCGCGTCCGCGACGTCCGGTTCCTCTTCAGGGCCTACAGTTCGCCGGGTTCGAACAGCGAAGTCGTGCATTTCTTCGCCGCGCCGATCGATACGTCCGACCGCGTCTCGAACGGCGGTGGCCTGGACGAAGAGCATGAGGATATCGAAGTGCTGGACGTGCCGCTGGACATTGCAATCACCATGATCCAAAGCGGTGATATCTGCGACATGAAGACGATCGTCCTGCTGCAATGGGCGGCGATGAACAGGAATAGCTTGACCTGA
- a CDS encoding outer membrane protein — MRTFIASLMASAFVIAGFSAANAADAVDQVPEAPVAQAEPAAPAGNWEGFYLGGAGTYNKGNFGGDRDGYAMGGQLYTGYNWQSGQIVYGVEADLGYSGLDSTSNGITNKNRFNGSVRGRVGYDLNPFLLYATAGAAAANNKVSGFGDSESKTALGYTVGAGAEAFVTNNITARVEYRFSDYQNKDFDLGAANVSRGYDEHSVKVGIGVKF, encoded by the coding sequence ATGCGTACATTTATTGCTAGTCTGATGGCGTCCGCCTTCGTGATCGCCGGCTTTTCTGCCGCCAATGCCGCCGACGCAGTCGACCAGGTTCCGGAAGCTCCGGTAGCACAGGCCGAGCCGGCCGCTCCGGCAGGCAACTGGGAAGGCTTTTACCTCGGCGGCGCAGGCACCTATAACAAGGGCAACTTCGGTGGAGACCGCGACGGTTACGCAATGGGCGGGCAGCTCTACACCGGCTACAACTGGCAGAGCGGCCAGATCGTTTACGGTGTTGAAGCCGATCTCGGTTATTCAGGCCTCGACAGCACGTCAAACGGCATCACTAACAAGAACCGCTTCAACGGCTCCGTTCGCGGTCGTGTCGGTTACGACCTGAACCCCTTCCTGCTCTATGCCACGGCTGGCGCCGCTGCGGCGAACAACAAGGTCAGCGGCTTCGGTGATTCGGAGTCCAAGACGGCTTTGGGTTACACAGTCGGTGCCGGTGCTGAAGCGTTCGTGACGAACAACATCACGGCACGTGTTGAATATCGCTTCAGCGACTATCAGAACAAGGACTTCGATCTCGGCGCCGCCAACGTATCGCGCGGCTATGATGAACACAGCGTGAAGGTCGGTATCGGCGTCAAGTTCTAA
- a CDS encoding molybdopterin-containing oxidoreductase family protein produces MNIATPMHAKSADPGKRVGHTACPHDCPSTCALEVEIANDGRIGRVRGANDHTYTSGVICAKVARYAERLYHPDRLMHPVRRIGAKGEGRWQQISWDAALDEIAEAFVRAEGKDGSEAVWPYYYAGTMGWVQRDSIERLRHAKRYSGFFSSICTNPAWTGFTMATGTLRGPDPREMGRTDCVVIWGTNAVATQVNVMTHAIKSRKERAAKIVVVDIYDNPTMKQADMALIVRPGTDAALACAVMHVAFRDGYADRAYMTKYADDPAGLEAHLKSKTPEWAAAITGLTADEIEAFAKLVGTTKKTYFRLGYGFTRQRNGAVAMHAAASIATVLGSWQYEGGGAFHSNSDIFRMNNAELTGKSMKDPDIRMLDQSQIGRVLTGDAASLRHRGPVTAMLVQNTNPMNIAPEQRLVKRGFARDDLFVAVHEQFMTETAEMADIVIPATMFVEHDDIYRAGGQNHILLGPKLVEPPPTVRTNLFVIEELSKRLGVAHQPGFGFSAREMVDRILETSGLPDYDHFLEHKWFDRQPDFEDAHFLNGFAHPDGKFRFRPDWANQPAPNRPPESVGLLGPHPELPAFPDQVDVIEVADAEHPFRLATSPARNFLNSSFSETKTSRQKEGRPELMINPQDADMIGIAHGDRVQIGNRRGEVRLHANVTNEVKPGVLIAEGLWPNKAHLDGEGINVLTGADPVAPYGGAAVHDNKVWLRKDAV; encoded by the coding sequence ATGAACATTGCGACCCCCATGCACGCCAAATCCGCCGACCCCGGCAAGAGGGTCGGGCACACTGCCTGTCCGCACGACTGTCCCTCCACCTGCGCACTGGAAGTGGAGATCGCAAATGACGGCCGCATCGGCCGTGTGCGCGGTGCCAACGACCACACCTATACGTCCGGCGTCATCTGCGCCAAGGTCGCCCGCTATGCCGAACGCCTCTACCATCCGGACCGGCTGATGCATCCTGTGCGTCGCATCGGCGCAAAAGGCGAGGGGCGCTGGCAGCAGATTTCCTGGGACGCGGCCCTGGACGAAATCGCCGAAGCCTTCGTGAGGGCGGAAGGGAAGGATGGCAGCGAGGCGGTCTGGCCATACTATTATGCCGGCACCATGGGCTGGGTGCAGCGCGACAGCATCGAGCGGCTGCGCCACGCCAAACGCTATTCCGGCTTTTTCTCGTCGATCTGTACCAACCCGGCCTGGACCGGCTTCACCATGGCGACGGGCACGCTGCGCGGTCCCGATCCGCGCGAGATGGGCCGCACCGATTGCGTCGTCATCTGGGGCACGAACGCGGTCGCGACGCAGGTCAATGTGATGACGCACGCGATCAAGTCGCGCAAGGAACGCGCCGCCAAGATCGTCGTCGTCGACATCTACGACAATCCGACGATGAAGCAGGCCGACATGGCGCTGATCGTCAGGCCTGGCACTGATGCGGCACTTGCCTGCGCCGTCATGCACGTCGCCTTCCGCGACGGTTACGCCGACCGGGCCTACATGACGAAATATGCCGACGATCCGGCAGGTCTCGAAGCGCATCTCAAATCGAAGACGCCGGAATGGGCGGCCGCGATCACCGGCCTGACGGCCGACGAGATCGAAGCCTTTGCAAAGCTCGTCGGCACGACGAAGAAAACCTATTTCCGCCTCGGCTACGGCTTTACCCGCCAGCGCAACGGCGCAGTCGCCATGCATGCCGCCGCCTCGATCGCCACTGTGCTCGGCTCCTGGCAGTATGAGGGCGGCGGCGCCTTCCATTCGAACAGTGACATCTTCCGCATGAACAACGCGGAGCTGACCGGCAAGTCGATGAAGGATCCGGATATCCGCATGCTCGACCAGTCGCAGATCGGCCGCGTGCTGACCGGCGACGCCGCATCACTGCGCCATCGCGGACCGGTCACCGCCATGCTGGTTCAAAACACCAATCCGATGAACATCGCGCCTGAGCAGCGCCTGGTGAAGCGCGGCTTTGCGCGTGACGATCTCTTCGTGGCCGTGCACGAGCAGTTCATGACCGAGACGGCAGAAATGGCCGATATCGTCATTCCGGCCACGATGTTCGTCGAGCATGACGACATCTACCGCGCGGGCGGGCAGAACCATATCCTGCTCGGCCCGAAACTCGTCGAACCGCCGCCGACGGTGCGCACCAACCTTTTCGTCATCGAGGAGCTTTCAAAGCGCCTCGGGGTCGCGCACCAGCCAGGCTTCGGCTTTAGCGCCCGGGAAATGGTTGACCGCATTCTCGAAACAAGCGGCCTGCCGGACTACGACCACTTCCTCGAGCATAAATGGTTCGACCGCCAGCCTGACTTCGAAGACGCGCATTTTCTCAACGGTTTCGCGCATCCCGACGGCAAGTTCCGCTTTCGGCCGGACTGGGCGAACCAGCCGGCGCCTAACCGTCCACCGGAATCCGTCGGCCTGCTCGGCCCGCATCCCGAGCTGCCGGCTTTTCCGGACCAGGTGGACGTCATTGAAGTGGCCGATGCCGAACATCCCTTCCGGCTTGCAACGTCGCCCGCCCGCAACTTCCTGAATTCCAGCTTTTCCGAAACAAAGACGTCGCGGCAGAAGGAGGGGCGTCCTGAACTGATGATCAATCCCCAGGATGCCGACATGATCGGCATTGCCCACGGCGATCGCGTCCAGATCGGAAACCGGCGCGGAGAGGTGCGCCTGCACGCAAACGTCACGAACGAGGTCAAGCCGGGCGTTTTGATTGCCGAAGGCTTGTGGCCAAACAAAGCGCATCTCGACGGCGAGGGCATCAATGTGCTCACCGGCGCAGACCCCGTCGCGCCCTATGGCGGTGCGGCGGTTCATGACAATAAGGTCTGGCTGCGCAAGGATGCCGTATGA
- the uvrC gene encoding excinuclease ABC subunit UvrC has translation MNAKKLPDGGVLYDETDENEDDIEVESDLSASPLPAAIDWNEGGGNESGLAGAELIGEFVKRLPNSPGVYRMFNEDGDVLYVGKARSLKKRVGNYAMGRVHSNRIAQMVRLTSHMEFVTTRTETEALLLEANLIKRLRPRFNVLLRDDKSFPYILITGDHRAPSIFKHRGARARKGDYFGPFASAGAVGRTINSLQRAFLIRTCTDSVFETRTRPCLLYQIKRCSGPCTREISDEDYAQLVQEAKDFLSGKSQKVKEHMAEEMNAAAEDLDFERAAIYRDRLAALSHVQSHQGINPAGVEEADVFAIHHEGGISCIQVFFFRTGQNWGNRAYFPKADPQLSSAEVLNAFLAQFYDDKPVPKQIMLSETIEEMELLAAALGEKAGHKVSILVPQRGEKRDLVDHVVANAREAHGRKLAETASQSRLLEGFKETFGLPYAPQRIEIYDNSHIMGTNAVGGMVVAGPEGFVKSQYRKFNIKSTDITPGDDFGMMREVMTRRFSRLIKEEGIPDRTQTVSSAEAADLPFPAWPDVILIDGGQGQMTAVRAILEELAITDSVIAIGVAKGVDRDAGRERFFSPGRESFTLPPRDPVLYFIQRLRDEAHRFAIGSHRARRKKEMVKNPLDEIGGIGPSRKRALLQHFGTAKAVSRAALSDLMAVDGISETVAKQVYNHFHDDAAK, from the coding sequence ATGAATGCCAAGAAGCTGCCCGATGGCGGTGTTCTTTATGATGAAACCGATGAAAACGAAGACGATATCGAGGTGGAAAGCGACCTTTCCGCCTCGCCGCTTCCGGCTGCGATCGACTGGAACGAAGGCGGCGGCAACGAGAGCGGGCTTGCCGGCGCGGAACTGATCGGCGAGTTCGTCAAGCGGCTGCCGAACAGCCCCGGCGTCTACCGCATGTTCAATGAAGATGGCGACGTGCTTTATGTCGGCAAGGCGCGCAGCCTCAAGAAGCGCGTCGGCAACTATGCGATGGGCCGGGTCCATTCCAACCGGATCGCGCAGATGGTCCGCCTGACCTCGCACATGGAATTCGTGACGACGCGCACGGAGACCGAGGCGCTGCTTTTGGAAGCGAATCTGATCAAGCGCTTGCGGCCGCGCTTTAACGTGCTTTTGCGTGACGACAAGTCGTTTCCCTATATCCTCATCACCGGCGATCATCGCGCCCCGTCGATCTTCAAGCATCGCGGCGCCCGCGCCCGCAAGGGCGATTATTTTGGTCCCTTCGCTTCCGCCGGCGCCGTCGGGCGCACGATCAATTCGCTCCAGCGCGCCTTCCTGATCCGCACCTGCACGGACAGCGTCTTCGAGACGCGTACGCGCCCCTGCCTGCTCTACCAAATCAAGCGCTGTTCTGGCCCCTGTACCCGCGAGATCAGCGACGAAGACTATGCGCAACTGGTGCAGGAGGCCAAGGATTTCCTTTCCGGCAAAAGCCAGAAGGTGAAGGAGCACATGGCAGAGGAGATGAACGCCGCCGCCGAAGATCTCGATTTCGAGCGTGCGGCGATCTATCGCGATCGCCTCGCGGCGCTGTCGCACGTCCAGAGCCATCAGGGCATCAATCCCGCAGGCGTCGAGGAAGCGGATGTATTTGCGATCCACCACGAGGGCGGTATTTCCTGCATCCAGGTCTTTTTCTTTCGCACGGGCCAGAACTGGGGCAATCGCGCCTACTTTCCGAAGGCCGACCCGCAGCTTTCGAGCGCCGAGGTTCTCAATGCATTCCTGGCGCAATTCTACGACGACAAGCCGGTGCCGAAGCAGATCATGCTGTCGGAAACAATCGAGGAAATGGAACTGCTGGCGGCGGCGCTCGGCGAAAAGGCCGGGCACAAGGTGTCGATCCTGGTGCCGCAGCGCGGTGAAAAGCGCGATCTGGTCGACCATGTCGTTGCCAATGCCCGCGAGGCACATGGCCGCAAGCTGGCCGAGACCGCTTCGCAATCGCGCCTGCTCGAGGGCTTCAAGGAAACGTTCGGCCTACCCTATGCGCCACAGCGGATCGAGATCTACGACAACTCGCATATCATGGGCACGAACGCGGTGGGCGGCATGGTCGTGGCCGGGCCAGAAGGTTTCGTCAAGAGCCAGTACCGCAAGTTCAACATCAAATCGACCGACATCACGCCCGGAGACGACTTCGGCATGATGCGCGAGGTCATGACCCGGCGATTCTCGCGGCTGATCAAGGAGGAAGGCATTCCGGACCGGACGCAGACGGTATCGAGCGCTGAGGCCGCCGATCTGCCCTTCCCTGCCTGGCCGGACGTGATCCTGATCGACGGTGGCCAGGGCCAGATGACGGCAGTGCGCGCCATCCTCGAAGAACTCGCCATCACTGACAGCGTCATTGCCATCGGCGTGGCAAAGGGCGTCGACCGCGATGCGGGGCGCGAGCGCTTCTTTTCGCCGGGGCGCGAAAGCTTCACGCTGCCGCCACGCGATCCCGTGCTCTATTTCATCCAGCGCCTGCGCGACGAAGCCCACCGCTTCGCCATCGGCTCCCATCGCGCGCGGCGCAAGAAGGAGATGGTGAAGAACCCGCTCGACGAGATCGGCGGCATCGGCCCTTCCCGCAAGCGGGCGCTGCTGCAGCATTTCGGCACCGCAAAAGCCGTTTCGCGGGCAGCGCTTTCCGATCTCATGGCAGTCGACGGCATTTCCGAGACGGTCGCAAAGCAGGTCTATAACCATTTTCACGACGATGCCGCGAAATAG
- the moaD gene encoding molybdopterin converting factor subunit 1: MTRLVYFAWVRERIGKSEEEIALPASVLTVADLLGHLKTLGEEYETALQYENVIRVALDQEHAEHDEPIGNAREIGIFPPMTGG, from the coding sequence ATGACGCGCCTCGTCTATTTTGCCTGGGTGCGGGAACGGATCGGCAAGAGCGAGGAAGAGATCGCCCTTCCCGCCTCCGTCCTCACCGTTGCCGATCTTCTCGGTCACTTGAAGACACTGGGCGAGGAATATGAGACGGCGCTGCAATACGAAAACGTCATCCGCGTGGCCCTCGATCAGGAACACGCCGAACACGACGAACCGATTGGCAATGCCCGTGAGATCGGGATTTTTCCGCCGATGACGGGCGGGTGA
- a CDS encoding 23S rRNA (adenine(2030)-N(6))-methyltransferase RlmJ — MNYRHIYHAGNFADVPKHAVLARLIRYLQKKDGAFRVLDTHAGVGLYDLSSQEAQTTGEWQDGIGRIMKAELAPQVAELLEPYLSAVRELNPDGGVRFYPGSPKLSRMLFRPQDRLSAMELHREDYVRLHRLFEGDHHARITELDGWLALGAHLPPKEKRGIVLVDPPFEEDGEYERLVEGLTKAYRRFPGGTYCLWYPLKRGAPIKEFHEGMQLTQIPKMLCAELSVRSDRGVTGLTGSGLIIVNPPFTLKDELHVLLPALKDCLAQDRFASQRAFWLRGEATTAKAD, encoded by the coding sequence ATGAACTACCGCCACATCTATCACGCGGGCAACTTTGCCGATGTGCCGAAGCACGCCGTTCTGGCGCGTCTCATCCGCTATCTGCAGAAGAAGGACGGCGCTTTCCGCGTGCTCGACACGCATGCCGGCGTCGGCCTTTACGACCTCTCCTCGCAAGAGGCGCAAACGACCGGCGAGTGGCAGGACGGCATCGGCAGGATCATGAAGGCCGAGCTTGCGCCGCAGGTGGCAGAGCTGCTCGAACCCTATCTTTCCGCGGTGCGGGAACTCAACCCGGATGGCGGCGTGCGCTTCTATCCCGGTTCGCCGAAGCTTTCGCGCATGCTCTTTCGCCCACAGGACAGGCTTTCGGCGATGGAACTGCATCGGGAGGACTACGTCCGCCTTCACCGGCTGTTCGAAGGAGATCACCATGCCCGTATCACCGAGCTCGACGGCTGGCTGGCGCTCGGCGCGCATCTGCCGCCGAAGGAAAAGCGCGGCATCGTGCTTGTCGATCCGCCGTTCGAGGAGGACGGCGAATACGAGCGCCTGGTCGAGGGCCTGACCAAAGCATACCGGCGGTTTCCGGGGGGCACCTATTGCCTCTGGTATCCGCTGAAAAGGGGCGCTCCCATCAAGGAATTTCACGAGGGGATGCAACTGACCCAAATTCCGAAGATGCTGTGCGCTGAACTCAGCGTGCGCAGCGATCGCGGCGTGACCGGGTTGACGGGCTCGGGTCTCATCATCGTCAACCCGCCCTTCACACTGAAGGACGAGTTGCACGTGCTGCTGCCGGCGCTCAAGGATTGTCTCGCCCAGGATCGGTTCGCCTCACAGCGTGCCTTCTGGCTGCGTGGTGAAGCGACGACCGCAAAGGCCGATTGA
- a CDS encoding SDR family oxidoreductase has product MNEKRLKAALVTGAAKRIGRAIVEDLAENGFSVAIHANRSIDEAEAVAAELRQGGKYVFAVQADLTKTSDTETLVKRAADRLGPIDLLVNNASVFREDSVRKTNDAAWDEHFAVHVRAPSILSAQFAAQLPETCTGLIVNVIDQRVWALRPSFYSYTLSKSALWTATQTMAQALAPKIRVNAIGPGPSMPSERQLQEDFQAQVAALILKQGPELEEFGRTIRFLFETPSITGQMIALDGGQHLAWQTPDVLEIKE; this is encoded by the coding sequence TTGAACGAGAAAAGACTTAAGGCCGCGCTCGTAACCGGGGCTGCCAAGAGAATAGGCCGGGCGATAGTCGAGGATCTGGCGGAAAACGGCTTTTCCGTTGCCATTCATGCCAATCGCTCGATCGACGAGGCGGAGGCGGTTGCGGCGGAATTGCGGCAAGGAGGCAAGTACGTCTTTGCAGTGCAAGCCGACCTTACCAAAACAAGCGACACGGAAACGCTGGTAAAAAGGGCCGCGGATCGCCTTGGACCCATTGATCTGCTCGTCAACAATGCCTCGGTCTTCCGCGAAGATTCGGTGCGAAAGACGAACGATGCTGCCTGGGACGAGCACTTCGCGGTGCATGTGCGGGCCCCTTCGATCCTGTCTGCCCAGTTCGCCGCCCAGCTGCCGGAAACCTGCACTGGCCTCATTGTCAATGTTATCGACCAGCGCGTCTGGGCGCTGCGGCCGAGCTTTTATTCCTATACCCTGTCGAAGTCGGCACTTTGGACCGCAACGCAGACGATGGCGCAGGCACTTGCTCCGAAGATTCGTGTCAACGCCATCGGGCCTGGCCCCTCGATGCCGAGCGAACGGCAGTTGCAGGAAGACTTTCAAGCACAGGTCGCAGCCCTTATCTTGAAGCAAGGACCTGAATTGGAGGAATTCGGCCGAACGATTCGTTTTCTGTTCGAGACGCCTTCGATCACGGGTCAGATGATTGCACTCGACGGCGGCCAGCATCTTGCGTGGCAGACGCCGGATGTGCTGGAGATCAAGGAATGA
- a CDS encoding glutathione S-transferase gives MKLLCSPTSPYSSKVLMAAHYLELGVAEIRVDTNAGPAILVDNNPLGKIPTLLTDDGVSVFDSVAIMHYFGRLKNSKLYPSKNGKRTDAEILEALCDGICDCLLAIVYERRFRDEEKVHQPWIDRQWKKAVSGLNHISAHPPKIGRRLNGGHFALAATIGYLQLRFKGEWEAEHPELIDWAGKFEKKFPAYQELKPHG, from the coding sequence ATGAAGCTGCTGTGCTCCCCGACATCGCCCTATTCCAGCAAGGTGCTGATGGCCGCGCATTATCTGGAACTCGGCGTCGCCGAGATCCGCGTCGATACCAATGCCGGCCCGGCGATCCTCGTCGACAACAACCCGCTCGGCAAAATACCGACGCTTCTGACCGATGACGGAGTTTCGGTCTTCGACAGCGTGGCGATCATGCACTATTTCGGACGGCTCAAGAACAGCAAGCTCTACCCTTCGAAGAACGGCAAGCGAACCGATGCCGAAATTCTCGAAGCACTCTGCGACGGCATCTGCGACTGCCTGCTGGCGATCGTTTACGAGCGCCGCTTCCGCGACGAGGAGAAGGTGCACCAGCCCTGGATCGACCGCCAGTGGAAGAAGGCCGTCAGCGGCCTGAACCACATCAGCGCGCATCCACCGAAGATCGGCCGCAGGCTGAATGGCGGTCACTTCGCGCTTGCTGCGACGATCGGCTATCTGCAACTGCGCTTCAAGGGCGAGTGGGAAGCCGAGCATCCGGAACTGATCGACTGGGCAGGCAAATTCGAGAAGAAATTTCCAGCCTATCAGGAACTCAAGCCGCACGGCTGA
- the pgsA gene encoding CDP-diacylglycerol--glycerol-3-phosphate 3-phosphatidyltransferase produces MASRAYNIPNLLTYGRILAVPLIVLCFFVEGRLAISNTARWVALWIFIIASLTDFLDGYLARIWNQTSNIGRMLDPIADKLLVASILLLVAADQTIAGWSIWAAITILCREILVSGLREYLAALKVSVPVTRIAKWKTTLQLVAIAFLLAGPAGDAIFPFTTQIGIGLLWIAAILTIYTGYDYFRAGLKHIVDDEE; encoded by the coding sequence ATGGCATCGCGCGCGTATAATATTCCCAATTTGCTGACCTACGGCCGCATTCTCGCGGTACCGCTGATCGTCCTGTGCTTCTTTGTCGAGGGGCGGCTTGCGATCAGCAACACGGCGCGATGGGTCGCCCTTTGGATATTCATCATCGCTTCTCTCACCGATTTCCTGGATGGTTATCTGGCGCGCATCTGGAACCAGACTTCGAATATCGGTCGCATGCTCGACCCGATCGCCGACAAGCTCCTGGTCGCCTCGATCCTGCTGCTGGTTGCCGCCGATCAGACAATCGCCGGCTGGTCGATCTGGGCGGCAATCACCATCCTCTGCCGCGAAATCCTCGTTTCGGGACTGCGCGAATATCTGGCCGCCCTCAAGGTCAGCGTTCCCGTCACGCGGATCGCCAAATGGAAAACAACGCTGCAACTGGTGGCAATCGCGTTCCTGCTTGCCGGTCCGGCGGGCGATGCGATTTTTCCCTTTACGACGCAGATCGGCATCGGCCTGCTTTGGATCGCGGCCATTTTGACCATATATACCGGCTATGACTATTTCCGCGCCGGCTTGAAACATATCGTGGATGACGAAGAATGA